The window GAGATGAGTTGTCTAAATCTACTTTTAATTTTAAAGGTGGTAGAACTTTAGGAAAATGGGGAGTTAGTGGAAATGCTACATACTCATCAGCTAAAACAAAAGAAGCAAGTAGTGATTTATATGGAGAGTTATTGCAAACTGCAACAAACATTCCAATAGAACAATTTGAAAACTCTGGGAACGAAGGTCATTGGAATGGATACTATTTCAACCCTTACTGGATGAGAGATAATAATAGAGAAGATTCTAGAGTAGAAAGAATTAACTTGTTGACAGACTTGACATATGCTTTTAATGATAATATTAGTGCAGTTTTAAGACCTAATGTTAGAATTACAAATTCAAATTCTTTAAGTCACGAAGCTTTTTACGAAGATCCTGCTTCTGTAGTAGCAATTACAGGAAATACGAATCGTAACCAACAATCTTCTTTTAGAAGACAAAAAAGTACTTGGAGAGATTATTATACAGACTTCCTTGTTAATTTTGATTATGAATTAAGTGAAGATTTTACATTAAAAGCTAACCTTGGTTTAAATAATCAATATAACTATTATGATTATTCTACAATTGGTGGATCTAATTTAACAATACCGGGATTATATACATCATCCAATTTATCAAGTGGGTTTGATGACACTATTACTTATGATAACCATACTTTTAAAAGAAAATATGGTGCATTTGCTAATTTAGATATTGGATTTAAAGATTACTTATTTTTAAATGCAACGGCAAGAAATGACTGGACTTCAGTTCTTTCTGAAGAAAACAATAGTTTCTTTTATCCTAGTGTAGGATTATCATTTATTCCTACTAAAGCAATTAGTGGTTTAAAAAGTGATGTATTGTCTTATTTAAAAGTTTCAGCAAGTTTTGTAAAAGTAGGAAATGATGGTGGTATAGAACCATATGAAATTAATCCAACTTTCACCCAAGCAGGAGGTTTTCCATACGGAACGATTAACTCTTTTGTTGTAAACCCAGAAACGGTAGATCCTAACATTAAGCCAGAATTTACAGAATCGGTAGAATTTGGTTTAAATGCTGAATTTTTCAAAAGACGTATTACTTTAGATGCTAGTGTATTCTCTACTACTACTACAGACTTAATTACTGCAATTGCCCCTAGTTTAACTTCAGGGTTAAGTGGATCAACAATTAATATTGGTCAAATGGATAGTAAAGGTTTCGAAATTGATTTAGGTGTAAAAGTTTTAAAATCTGATGATTGGAATTGGGACGTAAACATGTCATATTCTACAAATGAATCAACTGTAGTTAAAGTAAGTGACCAAGCCGATGAAGTATTTGTTGGAGGTTATACAGACGCTAGACTTGCAGGTATTTATGCTGTAGAAGGTGAACAGTTTCCAACAATTAAAGGAGCTGCATACATTAGAGATGATCAAGGACGTGTTATAATTAACGCTGCTACTGGTACTCCTGAAGTTTCAGTTGAACCACAAATACTTGGTCATAGTAATCCAGATTATATCTTAGGTTTAAACACAAAATTACGTTATAAAAACTTAACGCTTTCTGGAACTTTTGACTATAGAACAGGACATCAGTTCTATTCTCAAACAAAATATGATATGACTTGGCCAGGACACATAGTGGAGACTGGAGACAATAGAGGAGCATTCTTATTTCCTAATTCATCAATAGAAGACCCTAGTAATCCTGGGCAATATATTGCTAACACGAGTGTAACATCAGCAAATACACCAGCTGAATTAACTCAATTTTACAGTACTTATGTTGCTAGTGTTGGGGAGAATAATGTATTAGATGCTACTGCTTTTAAAGTAAGAGAATTATCTTTAAGATATGACTTAGGTCAAAAAATGTTAGACAAAACACCTATATCAGCTGTAAGTTTTAGTGTAATTGGAAGAAATTTATTTACAGTATTACCAAAAGAAAATAGAGGTTATGCTGATCCAGAATCTAACTTTACAACTGGTAACGCTCAAGGTATTAGTAGTACAGGTCAATATCCTGTTACACAATCTATAGGTATGAGTTTAAACGTAACTTTTTAAAAATAAAAAGAAAATGAAAAAAATAACAAAATATTTAGCTCTTATAGCTATCATAATCTCGGTTTCTTCTTGTGAAGAATATCTAGACATAAATGAAGATCCTATTAACCCTACTGCAGATTCTACGCCACCAGACTTATTATTAGCTGGTGCGTTAGCGGAGTCTTATGCTGCTTCTCTTCCTAGAGGAGGAAATCAATTAGGGAATTTATACATGCAAAGTTGGGCTGGTGATGCTACAAACTTTACTGGAGCATTTCAAAATGAGTACGCTCTTGATTTAAATGCATCATTTTATTCTAGTATTTGGGATGGTTTATATTTAAGAACTGCAACATTCCAAACTATGATTGATAATAATGACCCTGCTTATACTAATTATAATGCGATTTCTAGAATAATGAAATCATATTATATGCAATATATTGTAGATTTATATGGTGATGCGCCTTACAGTCAAGCTCATAAATTAGGTAGTATTCTTACTCCTACTTATGATGTTGATTCAGAAATTTATGGTGAATTATTAAGTTCAGTAAATACTGCTATTGATTTAATTAACAACCCATCTTTAGATGCGATTACGCCTAGTACTGAGGATATCGTATATCAAGGTAACATGCAAATGTGGTTAAAATTCGCTAATACTTTAAAGTTAAAGTTATTAGTTAGACAAAAAGGAAGTGGAATATACAATAGTCAATTTGCTTCTTTAAATGGTGCTAGTTTTATTGGTATGGGTGAAGATGTAACTATCAACCCAGGTTACCAAGATGCAGAAAACAAACAAAACCCACATTACAATTTATTTTATGCAGTTGGTGGTACAGCTAATCAAAGTAGAACTTTAGTTGTTGGTTCTGATTATGCATTGAAATTTTTAACAGGTGGTGTTACTGAAAATGCAATTAGTACTTCAGTTTATGACAATAGAGTTACTAGATTATATGAGCCAGTAGATGGAGATTTTGTTGGAATACAACAAGGTGCAAACAGCATTCCTGGAAATTTAAAACCAGCTAAAATTGGTCCTGGAATTGTAATTAGCTCATCTCAAGATGGTTATTTAATGACTGCAGCTGAAGCTTTATTATTACAAGCTGAAGCAAGAAATAATGGAGATTTAACTTCAGGTCCTGCAGCAGATGTTTTATTTAGAGATGCTATTAGATCATCATTTAGTTTATTAGGTGCAACTGACGTTGAAAATTATATCAATTTAAGTGAAAACACTAATCGCATTGGATGGACTGGTACTGCTAATAAAATAGAAGCTATTCAAACTCAAAAGTGGATTGCTTTAAATGGAATTAATGGATTAGAATCTTGGATTGAATATACAAGAACAGGATATCCTGCAGTTCCTTTAGCTATTACTGCTGGTAGAGCAGCTAGACCAAACAGATTATTATACCCATCTTCTGAATACGCTGGTAACTCAGCAAATGTTCCAGAACAAACAGAAGATAGCGCATTCAATACTAAAATATTCTGGGACGTTAACTAAAAAAAAAGAAAAGATGAAAAATTTTAAATTATTTATAGTAACTCTTGTCCTATCGGGAATCGCAAGTTCTTGTTTAGTTGATGATGAAGCACAGACTATAACAGGTAACACACCTTACATAGTAGGTTTTGATACAGCTTCTTCAACTAATAGTTATTTCCAAGATGAAGGTGTAGTTTACAAAGAATACCCTGTATCTTTAAAAGGAAGTCCTACAGGTGATAATTATGATAAAGATATAGTTATTAACTATTCTATTGATCCATCTTCTACTGCTGTAGAAGGTCAAGAATTTGATTTTGTAGATACTAGTGGAGGTTTAACAATTCCTGCTGGTTCTGATTATGCTTTATTTCCTTTAGATATTAATACAGGAAATTTTGACACGGAAACTCCAACAGAGCTTATCATAAACATAACTACAACTACTACAAACACTATTGTTTCACAACAATATAGTAGTTTAACTGTTAAGTTTGTAGGTTGTTTAGCAACTGTAGAAGCAAACACATACAATGTTAATGTGACTTTTACAAATTATGACGGAGTAGTATCACAGTATACCCTTCCTGGTCAAACTTTAGAATTAACTTCAACTCCAAATGTATATATAACTGATACAACGCCTCCTTTTGGCCCTGGTGAATTAGCTCCTGGTTATGATGGTTATTTGTTCGAAGTTATTTGTGGAGAAGTATTTGTAGCTTCACAAGCTTTAGGAGGGTACTATGGTAATACAGTAGAAGGGAATTTAGGTTCTAATCTACCTGCAGGAACTGTAGATAGTATTACTGGAGATATCCACATTGAATATAACGTTTGTTATGATCAATGTTACATATTAGTACTAGATTATATTAAACAATAACATATAATAAAACTTAATTAAAAATGGAAAAAAATATAAAATTTATTTCGAAAATAATACTAGGTTTTAGTTTAGTGTTATTTGCTTCATGTGATGTGATTGATGATGATATTGCAGCTGTTACAGCTAAACCAATTGTTTCATTACAATCTGCATCTACTTTAGAATTAACTGAAATAGGAGCTAGAACGTCTATAACATTAAATGTAAGTCAAGCTATTGCAGAACCTATCTATCTTGCACTTAGAACTAAGTCTGGTGCTTTAGATATGGACGATTATTCTATTCATGATGATGTTACCGACTTTAGTTTTGTTGGTAGTAACTATACAGGAATGGAAGCATCTGATGGATTACATTTAGGAGGACCTGTTTCTTATGCTATTATTATTCCACCTTACTCAACAGAATATACTTTTGAAATAGAGGCAACTAACGATTTAATCTTTGAAACAGCTACAGAAAATGGTGTTTTAGAAATTGTTGCTGCAGCTAGTAGAACAGCTATACCAGTTGATGGAGCTTTAAATTTAAATGTATCAGTTGAAGATTTTATTTACTGTACATGGCTTTTAGAAACATCTGACACTTATGGTGATGGTTGGAACGGTGGTTATGTTGAAGTTATTTCTGATGGAATTACTACTCAATATGCTGCATCAGATGTAGGTCCTGGAGTAATTGACGCTTTTAACATCAATATTGGTGATGGTTCTGATTACACTATAACTTATGTGTCTGGAGGAGGAACTGGAGCTGGTCCAGGATGGGAAAGTGAAAACTACTTCAAATTAACTGCTCCTGATGGAACAGTATGGGAAGAAGGTACTATGGATTATTCAGGTATTCCAACAGCTGGTGTTATCACTACTGGGACTAATGTTTGTCCATAATTAAAACTTAATCTTACGATTAACATATCTAAATGCCACCTAATTTATAGGTGGCATTTTTTTTTTAAAATTAAAATGCAATGAAAAAAAAATTATTTTTAGTACTTTTAGTTTTTAATAGTATAGTTACTTTTAGTCAAAATACTATTGGTACTCTAACTAATGAGCCAGGATCTTATAATGGCTATACACTTTTTAGTCCTAATAATTCTACCAAGTCATATCTTATCAATAATTGTGGCGAAATAGTACATCATTGGACAAGTACTTTTACACCTGGCTCATCCGTATATCTTTTAGAAAACGGAAATTTACTACGAACAGGACAAATTGATAATCCAAATATTACTTTTGGTGGTGTTGGAGGTAAAATAGAGTTATTTGACTGGGACAATAACCTTTTATGGGATTATAGTTACTCATCTAATCTAGTAAGTCAACATCACGATATTTACCCATTACCAAACGGAAACGTTTTAATGTTAGCCGTTTCAACCATGACACAAGCGCAAGCAATAGCAGCAGGAAGAGATCCTTCCTTAATATTAGATGGTAAAATATTTAATGAACAAATTATAGAATTAGAACCTATTCTTGGTACCAATACAGCAAATATTGTTTGGGAATGGAATATAAAAGATCACATAATTCAAGATTTTGATAATACAAAAGCTAATTTTGGTGTAATTAATGACCATCCAGAACTTTTAGATTTTAATTTTCTAAATAATGAAATTGGTCATGCAAATTGGCTTCACTTGAACTCTTTACAATACAACGAAAACTTAGATCAAATTATTTTAAGCTCACGCCTTTTAAGTGAGTTGTACATTATTGATCATTCTACAACCACCACTCAAGCTGCATCTAGTTCTGGTGGAAATTATGGAAAAGGTGGGGATTTTCTTTTTCGTTGGGGAAACCCTAAATCCTATGATAATGGTAATGAAACAGACCAAAGGCTATTTAGTCAACACCACCCACATTGGATTCCAGATGGACTCAATGATGCTGGTAAAATTATGGTATTTAATAATGGTAATTCCTTAAGATATTCATCGGTTGATATTTTCACTCCTACGGTTAGCTCCCCTGGTGTTTATGAATATGATGCGGTTAATGGTTATGGACCATCAGCATATGATTGGACTTATGTAGATCCTGTTGATCCTCAAAATTTCTTCTCATCTATCCTTTCAAACGGACAACGTCTTCCAAATGGAAATACTCTTATTTGCGATGGTGATTCCGGTTATTTTTTTGAAATAGACCAATCTAAAAATATAGTTTGGGAATATAGAAATCCAGATACTAATAATGGTATACTATCACAAGGAGATACACCTTCCGCAAATTTTACATTTAGAGCAAAAAAATTCGCTTTAGATTACCCTGCTTTTATTGGAAGAGATTTAACACCTGGCAACCCTATTGAATTAAACCCCGATTTAAGTGGTTGTTCTATATTAAGTATTTCTGAAATCACTTTTGAAGAAATACATATATATCCAAACCCAACTAATGGTATACTGAATATTAAAACAACAAAGACAATTGAAAAAATAGATTTATTTAATATGTTAGGGAAGTTAGTGCTTTCCAAAGAAAATGTAAAAGAAATAGATTTATCCAATCTAGTTACTGGTATCTATATTGCGAAAATTTATGGTGAACATAACATAATTAGTAAAAAAATCATAAAGCAATAATTTGTTTATTATTTCTAAAACCATCCTTATTAAGGATGGTTTTTTTATACCTTTGCATTAATGGAAAACAGTACACAAATATTTGGTATCAGAGCAGTTATCGAAGCAATAAATGCTAAAAAGGCTATTGATAAAGTTTTTATTCAAAAAGGGCTTCAAGGAGAATTATCTCATGAACTAGAAGCGCTATTAAGGAAAGAAGGAATTAATAACTCCTATGTTCCCGTAGAAAAACTAAATAGACTCACAAAAAACAACCATCAAGGTGTTGTTGCGCAAATTTCTCCTATTGCATTTTATGACCTAGAAGATCTTGTACTAAATGTTATAGAATCTGGTAAAACGCCACTATTTTTACTCTTAGACCAATTAAGTGATGTACGAAATTTTGGTGCTATTATTAGAACTGCAGAATGTACAGGAGTAGATGGTATAATCATTCAGAAAAGTGGAAGTGCTCCCGTTAATGGAGATACTATAAAAACAAGTGCTGGAGCCGTTTTTAAAATTCCTATTTGTAAAGTAGATCATATCAAAGATGCCATGTTTCTTTTACAAGTTTCCGGTATAAAAGTAATTGCTGCTACAGAAAAAACAGAGAATACACTTTATGATGTTTCCTTTAAAGAGCCTTGTGCTATAATAATGGGAAGTGAAGGTCGAGGAATAAATCCTTCGGTTTTAAAACTTGTAGATGCTAAAGCAAAATTGCCATTACTAGGTGAAATAGAATCTTTAAATGTTTCTGTTGCCTGCGGTGCTTTTTTATACGAAGCGATTAGACAACGAAGATAAGTTTACAGTCTCAATAAGCAGTTTTGAATACCTGTAAAAGTGGAAATCTAAAAACCATAATAATTCTTCTTTGAGTTAGTCTTAAGATTATGCAAACAAAATAGCATAGGCTAATCTTTATTTTCTTTAAAAGTATAGTGAATTGTAGGACCTCCCTCCTTTTGAGTTGTGGTTTCCATTTCTTGAAGTAATTCAGGTTCAGGTTCTACCAATTCTACAAAGTTTCCGTTTGCATCAAAATGTCTTAAAAATGGGTCATCTTCTTCATTGAAATCTTTATGTTCCCAAACATATTTTTTAGGTTTCGCAATTTCTCTTCTAAATAGAAATGCGAATAATAATCCCGTTAATAAACCAGAAAAATGTCCTTCCCAAGAAATACCTTCTTCAATTGGCATCGTATACCAAACCATACTTCCATAGAGAAATATAACTAATAATGAAAGGGCTATTAGTCTAAAGTGTTTCGCCAAAATTCCTTTAAAAAAAGTAAAACTTACCAGCACGTAAATAAGTCCGCTAGCTCCTATATGGTAAGAGGGTCTACCAATACACCAAGTTAAAAACCCCGAAAGTAAGATTCCGTAGCACAACACTTTCCAAGCAATTTGCCTATAGAAATAAAATAAAGCCGTAGAAAGCACAAATAAGGGAATGCTATTAGAATACAAATGTTTTATTCCAGAATGTATAAACGGACTAAAAAATACACCTTGCAATCCCGAAAGCCTTTTAGGATAGATACCATGGCTATTTAAATTTACATGGAAACGTATTTCAAACCAAAAAACAATCCAAAGTACTAACACAAATGCTATTGGATACCCTAAAACTCCTGTTGTAAATTTAAACTGTTCTTGCATATTTTAAAGATAGCAATTTACTGTCCAATATAATGTAGCGTGATAAATTGTCAGCACAAGATTTTCTATTAAATTTATAATAAAAAGTGACGAAGAAGATTCCTGCCTACGTAGGAATTTGTAATTTTACATTTATGAATGAACCGCTAGCAGAACGTTTAAGACCAAAATCTTTAGAAGATTATATTAGCCAAACACACTTGATTGGTGAAAATGGCTCATTAACCAAACAGATTAAGCTAGGTTTAATTCCCTCGATGATTTTATGGGGACCACCAGGAATTGGAAAAACAACCTTAGCCAATATTATTGCTAATGAATCTGGCAGACCTTTTTATACTTTAAGTGCTATAAATTCTGGTGTTAAAGATGTTCGAGAAGTCATTGAAAAAGCAAAAAAAAGCGGTGGTTTATTTACTACAAAAAACCCTATTTTATTTATTGACGAAATTCATAGATTTAGTAAATCGCAACAAGATTCTTTATTACAAGCCGTAGAAAAAGGATGGGTAACTTTAATTGGCGCTACTACAGAAAACCCAAGCTTTGAAGTTATTTCTGCGCTTTTGTCCCGTTGTCAAGTATATATTTTAAAAGCTTTTGATAAAAACGATTTAGAAGCACTTTTAAAGCGCGCAATAGAAAAAGACACGTACATATCTCAAAAAAACATAACCCTTAAAGAAACAGATGCTTTATTGAAGCTATCTGGTGGTGACGCAAGAAAGTTATTAAATATTTTTGAGTTGTTAGTCAATGCAGAAGAAGGTGACAAAGTGGTTATTACTAATGATAGTGTTTTAGAAAAAGTACAAAACAACACGGTACGTTATGATAAAACAGGAGAACAGCATTATGATATAATTTCTGCATTTATTAAATCTATTCGTGGCAGCGATCCTAATGGAGCGGTTTACTGGTTAGCTAGAATGATTGAAGGTGGTGAAGATGTGAAATTTATAGCTAGGCGTTTATTAATTGCGGCTAGTGAAGATATTGGTAATGCCAATCCAACAGCATTAGTTATTGCTAACAACACCTTTCAAGCAGTTTCTACTATTGGCTATCCAGAATCTCGAATTATATTAAGCCAATGTGCTACGTATTTAGCCTGTTCTCCAAAAAGTAATGCTGCATATCAAGCAATTGGTAAAGCGCAACAACTAGTGAGAGAAACTGGCGATTTGTCTGTGCCAATAGAAATAAGAAATGCACCAACCAAATTAATGCAAGAATTAGGGTATGGTGACAATTATAAATATGCACATAACTACGAAAATAATTTTGCAAAACAAGAATTCTTACCAGACGAAATTAAAAACACGAAATTATACGATCCTAGCAATAATGCTCGAGAAAATGCACATCGTGAGTTTTTAAAACAGCGATGGAAAGATAAATATGGTTATTAGTTATTCGCTGTAGCGGAAACTAAAACTTAATATTTAATATTTTAGTTTGAAGCTTTTCGTTTTCGTAATATTCTAAAATCCAAGTCGCATCTAATTTATAGATAATAGCATTTTTACCTTCTACAATAAAAACATTAGACATTCCTGTTTCTTTAATTTTGTATACTACTTTAGGAGTATTATCTACTAACTGAAAACCATTCACTACTTTTTGTGCATATAAAATATGTAAACTATTTGTTTCTGTTTTCACAATAACGGGTTCTTTTACGGCAACCTTTTGAACCACTTCTTCTTGAACCACTTCCTTTATTTCTAACTCCTTTTTAACTTGGTTTGCAGTAACTATTTCTTTTTCTTCTATTACTTGAGCGACTTCTACTTCTGCAACTTTTTCCTCTTTTAAGGTTTTAATTTCTTCTTTTAGTTTTTCAATCTCCGCTTTACTTTCTTTTTCTGGTGTTTTTCCAAAGGCCAAAATAGATGGACTCTCTTTGTATTTATAGGTAAAGCTGTCAAAAGATTTAAAAGCTTGTCTTAATGCTAAAGTATAAGCTACTTGATAATTTTTATCTTTAGATTCACCAACAGCAGTAGTAAAAACGATACTATTTTTACAATCTTCTAGTTGCACTCTTAATTTAGAATAAAAAAGTCCAGATGAATTTAGCACATTCGCTTTTAAAGCTAAACAAGGGTTTAAAATGACTTCGTCTGGCAATGTAGCATCTTCCATTATGGTGATAAAACCATACTTTTCTAGAAGTAATTTTGTTAACGTATTTAATCTATATTCATCTGCTTTATCTAAAAAGTCAAAAGTATTTGGTACAATTACATATTTGTAATTATTAATATTTGTTTGTGCATTTGTGAAATTACTACTAAACATTATTATGCTTAATAATAGGATGATTTTAGTCTTCATTATATTTAAATATAAAATTTTAATTTCGTTACAAATATACAGTTTGCCAAGTTGTAAAATTCTCTTCGTTTGGTAAACTAAGAATCGGCTTTAAGACACTGTAATTTTAAAAATAGTTTTTCAATTCTAATAGGCTATCTACTTTCTTAATATTAGCATCTAACGGAAAATCATGATAGTTAAAACAAATAGCATCGATACCAAAGTTTAAAGCGCCAATAATATCTGCTTCATAATTATCGCCAATCATGATACTTTGAGGTTTAGTAGTTTTTGCCAAATCTAATGCATGATTAAAAATTATAGGATTTGGTTTTTTTACACCAACCATTTCACTATTAGTAACCGTTTTAAAGTAATTACTAATGTTTGCATTTTTTAATTTTTCATTTTGCACTTGATGAAAACCATTTGTGATAATATGCAGATTATATTTTGGTTCTAAATATTCTAGAAGGTCAATAGTACCTTCAAATAAATGGTTAAAACTAGAAAGGTGTGTAATATAATCTTCAGATAACTGAAGAATTAATTCTTTTTCTACGGAAATATTTACCGCTTGAAAAGTATCATTAAGCCTAGCAAAGCGCAAAGATTCTTTATCAATCTTTTCTTCTCTATAGAGTTTCCAGTAGTTTAAATTTATTGGTTCATAATGTTTTAAGAATTCAGAAACATCTATATCTACTTTATTTATTTTGAAGATTTTCTCGAAAGTTAAACCCGAGTTTTTATCAAAATCCCAAAGTGTGTGATCTAAATCAAAAAAAATATCTGTTATGTTTTTATACATCATTTGGCGATTCTATAATAATATTAAAAAGTTCTTTGAAGCCTTTCCATCTTTCTATATCACTAAACGTATAATTATGAAAAACAGGAATAAAATGCCCATTCACTTTCTTTACTTCTCTCATAATTTCATTTAAAACCTTCTTTTTATCTAAAAGCGAATTGGTTTTAAGCAACGCATAATCTAAAAGCGTATACGAATGTATTTTTAAGGGGGTTTGCACTTCATAATCTAAATCGTAAAAGAAAAAAGGCGTACATGTTCCTGCTCTAAAACCTATATGATTTACAAAGCCCATGGTATAATCATTTGGTACTTCTAACTCTACTAAATTTCTATACGATTCCGGAAGGTTTAGTTTAGAAAACGAATTTCGAGAAGCTAATAACGAAGTATTAATTATCGCTTCCATTTTTTCCTTTTCCTTTTTTAAGGTTTGAAAATTAGATACTGCAAAATAGGATGCCTTTAATCCTACAATACTATAATCTGCAACTTGCTTTATTAACGACACAAATTGTGCTTTGTTTACATTTATATTTTTATCGTATGTAGAATAATCTCCAATTAAAAAGAAAAAAATAAATTTAAAATCAGATTGTTTCTGTTTGTTTAAAAGGTACTTAAATGTATCAAATGGATCTCTTTGTAATCCAAATAAAACCGAAAATCGAGTATACAGTCTTTTAAACTTAAAGGTCACTAAATCATTAATTGTTCCGCCAAAACTTCGCATTAAACCTTTTTGCTTAAAACTATATGCTTCAGGAACATCTATTATTGGCTTTACTTGATATTGTTTTGTTGTAAATGAATAATCTGGATAGTTTTCTTGTAATGCATCCTTAAACTTGTAGGCCCAAATATCTACAATGGGTTGCTGTAAAAAATTATTTTTAAAGGCGATACTTTCTTCTGCTGTAAAGCGACCATATTCATCTTTTACATGTGGTAAATATTCTTCATATCTAGAAAGCAGATAAAAGGATGCCGCAAAAACATCATAAGGCAAAACGCTTATTTCTCCTGCAGGAAAAAAGCCTTTTGTGTTTCCCCAATCTTGCACATGAATATCCACATCATTTAAACCTTGCTCAAACAACAACTCATTACTGCGTATAAATACCTCGTGACTTAATGGTTGTTTGGTATAGGATATTTTTAAACTATCATGTGCAATAAAATCTTCAATAGTAGTTGTAAAGGTTACAGGAAGTCCTAAAATTCGGGTACAAATATGCTTAAAAACATACTTTATTCTTGGTGTAATTTTATGTGTATATACTAATAGCATGTTTTTAGTCGCGGTATTCAGTTTGCCGTCTTCAGCCAAAAATAATCAATTTCCATTTTTAAAATCTAAATTTTTTGGATTTTAGTTTTTTAGAACGTTCACAATAGGGATTCATCAGCAAAGCTAAAGTATGCTTTTTCGGTTATAATAAGATGGTCTAGCACTTTAATATCTAAACTTTCTGCAGCTATTTTTAGTTTCTTGGTGAGTTGTTTATCGGCTTCGCTAGGTTTTAAAGTTCCTGAAGGATGATTATGTGCCAAGATAATTCCTGTTGCTCCAACTTCTAAAGCTGTTTTTAATGCTAAGCGCACATCGACTAAAGTACCTGTTAT is drawn from Lacinutrix sp. WUR7 and contains these coding sequences:
- a CDS encoding SusD/RagB family nutrient-binding outer membrane lipoprotein, with the protein product MKKITKYLALIAIIISVSSCEEYLDINEDPINPTADSTPPDLLLAGALAESYAASLPRGGNQLGNLYMQSWAGDATNFTGAFQNEYALDLNASFYSSIWDGLYLRTATFQTMIDNNDPAYTNYNAISRIMKSYYMQYIVDLYGDAPYSQAHKLGSILTPTYDVDSEIYGELLSSVNTAIDLINNPSLDAITPSTEDIVYQGNMQMWLKFANTLKLKLLVRQKGSGIYNSQFASLNGASFIGMGEDVTINPGYQDAENKQNPHYNLFYAVGGTANQSRTLVVGSDYALKFLTGGVTENAISTSVYDNRVTRLYEPVDGDFVGIQQGANSIPGNLKPAKIGPGIVISSSQDGYLMTAAEALLLQAEARNNGDLTSGPAADVLFRDAIRSSFSLLGATDVENYINLSENTNRIGWTGTANKIEAIQTQKWIALNGINGLESWIEYTRTGYPAVPLAITAGRAARPNRLLYPSSEYAGNSANVPEQTEDSAFNTKIFWDVN
- the rlmB gene encoding 23S rRNA (guanosine(2251)-2'-O)-methyltransferase RlmB, which translates into the protein MENSTQIFGIRAVIEAINAKKAIDKVFIQKGLQGELSHELEALLRKEGINNSYVPVEKLNRLTKNNHQGVVAQISPIAFYDLEDLVLNVIESGKTPLFLLLDQLSDVRNFGAIIRTAECTGVDGIIIQKSGSAPVNGDTIKTSAGAVFKIPICKVDHIKDAMFLLQVSGIKVIAATEKTENTLYDVSFKEPCAIIMGSEGRGINPSVLKLVDAKAKLPLLGEIESLNVSVACGAFLYEAIRQRR
- a CDS encoding SusC/RagA family TonB-linked outer membrane protein, whose product is MKTKFSGILTLLLAFVVQFTFAQGKTISGTVSDENGLPLPTATIIIQGTTTGTSTDFDGNYSIAASQGDVLIFSYVGYANQNQTVGASNKIDVSLQPDNTLDEVVVTAMGIKRKRDEITTANQVVKSEQLTQANNPDIIQGLSGKVSGLQINTTSVGVNSDTRIVLRGVRSITGNNQALVVIDGVISTANFLKSINPNSIESVNVIKGANGAALYGSDGSNGVIIVTTRKGSDSASKFTVDFKSSADFESISYTPDRQTRYGQGWSDPDQGFTNFTYENGGWGPEFDGSPATIGLPQADGTYVVAPYSSLGADNIEGFFKTGLTLQNQVSLSAGDADGYINISAQKQQTDFIIEGDELSKSTFNFKGGRTLGKWGVSGNATYSSAKTKEASSDLYGELLQTATNIPIEQFENSGNEGHWNGYYFNPYWMRDNNREDSRVERINLLTDLTYAFNDNISAVLRPNVRITNSNSLSHEAFYEDPASVVAITGNTNRNQQSSFRRQKSTWRDYYTDFLVNFDYELSEDFTLKANLGLNNQYNYYDYSTIGGSNLTIPGLYTSSNLSSGFDDTITYDNHTFKRKYGAFANLDIGFKDYLFLNATARNDWTSVLSEENNSFFYPSVGLSFIPTKAISGLKSDVLSYLKVSASFVKVGNDGGIEPYEINPTFTQAGGFPYGTINSFVVNPETVDPNIKPEFTESVEFGLNAEFFKRRITLDASVFSTTTTDLITAIAPSLTSGLSGSTINIGQMDSKGFEIDLGVKVLKSDDWNWDVNMSYSTNESTVVKVSDQADEVFVGGYTDARLAGIYAVEGEQFPTIKGAAYIRDDQGRVIINAATGTPEVSVEPQILGHSNPDYILGLNTKLRYKNLTLSGTFDYRTGHQFYSQTKYDMTWPGHIVETGDNRGAFLFPNSSIEDPSNPGQYIANTSVTSANTPAELTQFYSTYVASVGENNVLDATAFKVRELSLRYDLGQKMLDKTPISAVSFSVIGRNLFTVLPKENRGYADPESNFTTGNAQGISSTGQYPVTQSIGMSLNVTF
- a CDS encoding aryl-sulfate sulfotransferase; this encodes MKKKLFLVLLVFNSIVTFSQNTIGTLTNEPGSYNGYTLFSPNNSTKSYLINNCGEIVHHWTSTFTPGSSVYLLENGNLLRTGQIDNPNITFGGVGGKIELFDWDNNLLWDYSYSSNLVSQHHDIYPLPNGNVLMLAVSTMTQAQAIAAGRDPSLILDGKIFNEQIIELEPILGTNTANIVWEWNIKDHIIQDFDNTKANFGVINDHPELLDFNFLNNEIGHANWLHLNSLQYNENLDQIILSSRLLSELYIIDHSTTTTQAASSSGGNYGKGGDFLFRWGNPKSYDNGNETDQRLFSQHHPHWIPDGLNDAGKIMVFNNGNSLRYSSVDIFTPTVSSPGVYEYDAVNGYGPSAYDWTYVDPVDPQNFFSSILSNGQRLPNGNTLICDGDSGYFFEIDQSKNIVWEYRNPDTNNGILSQGDTPSANFTFRAKKFALDYPAFIGRDLTPGNPIELNPDLSGCSILSISEITFEEIHIYPNPTNGILNIKTTKTIEKIDLFNMLGKLVLSKENVKEIDLSNLVTGIYIAKIYGEHNIISKKIIKQ